A DNA window from Halomicrobium mukohataei DSM 12286 contains the following coding sequences:
- a CDS encoding NADH-quinone oxidoreductase subunit N — translation MVQLPTWTALSPTLLLGLTAIVLLLVDSIDPDSSNNELLAGVAGLGSIAAAATSVWFIVAGTGLPAENGELISLFDDQLVVDQMALFFSFLVASVLTLVVVASYDYMADKARQAKYYSLTVMAATGMSLLGSANGLAVAFVALELASLPSYALVAILKTNKGSVEAALKYFLVGALSSGVFLYGISLVYGATGSLQFDAVAAALTDGVPAGILGIGVLMIVGGVAFKTASVPFHFWAPEAYEGAPAPISAFLSSASKAAGFVLAFRVFATALMGDAVLAVVDWVLVFQVLAIVTMFVGNFAAATQENVKRMLAYSSVGHAGYVLIGLAALTGGSSDAYVLGSGMMHLLVYGFMNTGAFLFIALVEYWDIGRTFEDYNGLATQAPLACAAMTVFLFSLAGLPIGGGFFSKFNLLMATVRSGTWFLGAALIVNSALSLYYYTRVVKAMWIEEPASGLEIERYPIGLYTAVLVAALVTVLLLPGFDAVSQTAETAASLL, via the coding sequence ATGGTACAACTTCCAACGTGGACGGCCCTCAGCCCGACGCTCCTGCTCGGTCTGACGGCTATCGTCCTCCTGCTCGTCGATAGCATCGATCCGGACTCCTCGAACAACGAACTGCTGGCCGGCGTCGCGGGGCTCGGCTCGATCGCCGCCGCGGCGACGAGCGTCTGGTTCATCGTCGCCGGGACGGGGCTGCCGGCCGAGAACGGCGAACTGATCTCCCTGTTCGACGACCAGCTCGTCGTCGACCAGATGGCGCTGTTCTTCTCGTTCCTGGTCGCCAGCGTCCTCACGCTGGTGGTCGTCGCCAGCTACGACTACATGGCGGACAAGGCCCGACAGGCAAAATACTACTCCCTGACGGTGATGGCTGCGACGGGGATGAGCCTGCTGGGCAGCGCCAACGGCCTCGCGGTCGCGTTCGTCGCCCTCGAACTGGCCTCCCTGCCGTCGTACGCGCTCGTGGCGATCCTCAAGACGAACAAGGGGAGCGTCGAGGCCGCACTGAAGTACTTCCTCGTCGGTGCGCTCTCATCGGGCGTGTTCCTGTACGGCATCTCGCTGGTGTACGGTGCGACCGGCTCGCTCCAGTTCGACGCCGTCGCAGCGGCACTGACCGACGGCGTGCCCGCGGGCATCCTCGGCATCGGCGTCCTGATGATCGTCGGCGGCGTCGCGTTCAAGACCGCGAGCGTCCCCTTCCACTTCTGGGCACCGGAAGCCTACGAGGGCGCGCCGGCACCGATCTCGGCGTTCCTCTCTTCGGCCTCCAAGGCCGCGGGCTTCGTGCTCGCGTTCCGCGTGTTCGCTACCGCACTCATGGGCGATGCGGTCCTCGCGGTCGTCGACTGGGTGCTGGTCTTCCAGGTGCTGGCGATCGTGACGATGTTCGTCGGCAACTTCGCGGCCGCGACCCAGGAGAACGTCAAGCGGATGCTGGCCTACTCCAGCGTCGGACACGCCGGCTACGTCCTGATCGGACTGGCGGCACTGACCGGCGGCAGCAGTGACGCCTACGTGCTCGGGTCGGGGATGATGCATCTGCTCGTCTACGGCTTCATGAACACGGGCGCGTTCCTGTTCATCGCGCTGGTCGAGTACTGGGACATCGGTCGCACCTTCGAGGACTACAACGGGCTCGCGACCCAAGCGCCCCTGGCCTGTGCGGCCATGACGGTGTTCCTGTTCAGTCTCGCCGGCCTCCCCATCGGCGGGGGCTTCTTCTCGAAGTTCAACCTACTGATGGCGACCGTCCGTTCGGGGACGTGGTTCCTCGGCGCGGCACTGATCGTCAACAGCGCACTGAGCCTCTACTACTACACGCGGGTCGTCAAGGCCATGTGGATCGAAGAGCCCGCCAGCGGCCTGGAGATCGAGCGGTACCCGATCGGGCTGTACACCGCGGTGCTCGTGGCCGCGCTCGTGACGGTCCTGCTCTTGCCGGGCTTCGACGCGGTGTCTCAGACCGCAGAAACAGCTGCGAGCCTGCTCTAA
- a CDS encoding AIR synthase family protein yields MTDLGKIDASFFDETIYPNLGASRADVTVGPRHGVDFGVLDVGGQAVVIATDPVSLLPELGLERAGRFALEIVLTDVAVSGVPPTHLAMSLTLPPSWSDDDLATVWRAISDHAERLGVSIVSGHTARYPGIDSSWVGGATVLGVGDHDDVVRPDGATPGDRLVVTTGPAAEVTGLLSTLFPERLGVDAETVAIAQERVDDIAAVADARTAFAASGVTAMHDATEGGVVGGLTEMASGAGVRFEVDSDRMPVRPGVEAVCDALDVDPWMVTSAGTLLLTVEPRAADDVVEALRDRGTPAATVGEVVAGEGVVRDGERVHPPNGDPSWDAFDRLSGA; encoded by the coding sequence ATGACAGATCTGGGCAAGATCGACGCCTCGTTCTTCGACGAGACGATCTATCCGAACCTCGGCGCGTCGCGGGCCGACGTGACTGTCGGGCCGCGCCACGGCGTCGACTTCGGGGTCCTCGACGTGGGCGGGCAGGCGGTCGTGATCGCGACCGATCCGGTCTCTCTGCTGCCGGAGCTCGGGCTCGAACGCGCCGGCCGGTTCGCTCTGGAGATCGTCCTGACCGATGTCGCCGTCTCGGGTGTCCCGCCGACCCACCTGGCGATGAGTCTCACGCTGCCGCCGTCCTGGAGCGACGACGACCTCGCGACGGTGTGGCGGGCGATCAGCGACCACGCCGAGCGCCTGGGCGTGAGCATCGTCTCGGGTCACACCGCGCGCTACCCCGGCATCGACAGCTCGTGGGTCGGGGGTGCGACGGTGCTGGGCGTCGGCGACCACGACGACGTCGTCCGCCCCGACGGTGCGACGCCCGGCGACCGGCTCGTCGTGACGACCGGGCCGGCGGCCGAGGTGACGGGCCTGCTCTCGACGCTGTTTCCCGAGCGGCTGGGCGTCGACGCCGAAACCGTCGCGATCGCACAGGAGCGCGTCGACGACATCGCGGCCGTGGCCGACGCGCGGACGGCCTTCGCGGCCAGCGGCGTCACGGCGATGCACGACGCCACGGAGGGGGGCGTCGTCGGCGGGCTGACCGAGATGGCGAGCGGAGCCGGTGTCCGCTTCGAGGTCGACAGCGACCGGATGCCGGTCCGGCCCGGCGTCGAGGCGGTGTGTGACGCCCTCGACGTGGATCCGTGGATGGTGACGAGTGCGGGAACGCTGTTGCTGACCGTCGAGCCGAGGGCCGCGGACGACGTGGTCGAGGCGTTGCGCGATCGCGGGACCCCGGCAGCGACCGTCGGCGAGGTCGTGGCCGGCGAGGGCGTCGTTCGCGACGGGGAGCGCGTCCACCCGCCCAACGGCGACCCCTCGTGGGACGCGTTCGACCGACTGAGCGGGGCCTGA
- a CDS encoding sulfite exporter TauE/SafE family protein, producing the protein MSIALTPTTAAVFVSVVLIAGVVNGLAGFGFALVGTMALATVVEPTTAVVFMIVPILAANASLARELSVGDVRTCGRRFGPLLAAALVGTVVGLAAVDRLPAAPLRLGLGVVTLGFVATAQRAVAIPGFDRLKAGCFVETPLAMVAIGGVSGVLFGGTNVGVQLIAYLRSRDLSHELFVGVAAMIFLGLNAVRVGAAGALGLYPDLTTVALSVAAAVPAVAGVAVGRRLRVRIPERTRRRFVLGLLAVVGVRLVVGGLGLA; encoded by the coding sequence GTGTCGATCGCACTGACGCCCACGACGGCCGCGGTGTTCGTCAGCGTCGTCCTGATCGCTGGGGTGGTCAACGGCCTCGCCGGCTTCGGTTTCGCACTCGTCGGGACGATGGCACTGGCGACCGTGGTCGAACCGACGACGGCGGTCGTGTTCATGATCGTGCCGATTCTGGCGGCGAACGCCTCGCTCGCTCGGGAACTGTCGGTCGGGGACGTACGCACCTGTGGTCGCCGGTTCGGTCCGCTGCTGGCCGCGGCCCTGGTCGGCACCGTCGTCGGGCTGGCCGCGGTCGATCGACTCCCAGCGGCTCCTCTCAGGCTCGGGCTCGGTGTGGTGACGCTTGGCTTCGTCGCGACGGCCCAGCGAGCGGTGGCGATTCCGGGGTTCGACCGGCTGAAAGCGGGCTGTTTCGTCGAGACGCCACTGGCGATGGTCGCCATCGGCGGCGTCTCCGGCGTCCTCTTCGGCGGGACCAACGTCGGCGTCCAGCTGATCGCCTATCTGCGGAGCCGCGATCTCTCACACGAGCTGTTCGTCGGGGTCGCCGCGATGATCTTCCTGGGCCTGAACGCGGTGCGGGTCGGTGCAGCCGGGGCGCTCGGGCTGTATCCCGACCTCACGACGGTGGCCCTCTCCGTCGCGGCCGCGGTGCCAGCGGTCGCAGGCGTCGCCGTCGGCCGGCGGCTTCGAGTGCGGATTCCAGAGCGGACCCGCCGTCGATTCGTCCTCGGGCTGCTAGCCGTCGTCGGCGTCCGGCTCGTGGTCGGCGGGCTCGGACTCGCCTGA
- a CDS encoding glycoside hydrolase family 68 protein, with translation MSKDSPGTAVPGHGARSGWSREQASRIERTDDTTAPIVYPPATDQAPDVHVWDTWLLRERDGTVATVDGYRVTFSLTAPADLLPGKRHDVATIRYFYSADGRTWQPGGVVFEEPLGQRTWAGSALYDDGDIYLFYTAAGERGADELTYTQRIVAASGGTPRTDGEFAIEGPWTHHELLRPDGDRYERQDQSRGMTYTFRDPWFFEDPATGETHLLFEANTPVPAASDACGGDPDLQSFNGSVGLAHSPTGDPLSWELCDPLLDSVCVNQELERPHVVPRDGRYYLFVSSHDHTFAPGLDGYDALYGFVADSLRGDYVPLNDSGLVVTNPANAPFQAYSWMVFPHREEVLVQSFFNYYDFEADSMDRVADLPESEQLRRFGGTLAPTLRLRVEGTHTEILGTLDHWQIPLPDEVLPPTDREYFAGESGDGGSYYSSH, from the coding sequence ATGAGCAAGGACAGTCCTGGGACCGCCGTTCCGGGCCACGGCGCGCGCTCGGGGTGGTCGCGCGAACAGGCGAGTCGCATCGAGCGAACCGACGACACGACGGCACCGATCGTCTACCCGCCCGCGACCGACCAGGCACCCGACGTTCACGTCTGGGACACCTGGCTGTTGCGCGAGCGCGACGGCACGGTCGCCACCGTCGACGGCTACCGTGTCACGTTCTCGCTGACTGCGCCGGCCGATCTCTTGCCGGGCAAGCGCCACGACGTGGCGACGATCCGGTACTTCTACTCGGCCGACGGCCGGACGTGGCAGCCCGGTGGCGTCGTCTTCGAGGAGCCGCTGGGCCAGCGCACCTGGGCCGGCTCCGCGCTGTACGACGACGGCGACATCTACCTCTTCTACACTGCGGCCGGGGAGCGCGGGGCGGACGAACTCACCTACACCCAGCGCATCGTCGCCGCGTCCGGGGGGACACCGCGGACCGACGGCGAGTTCGCCATCGAGGGGCCCTGGACCCACCACGAACTGCTCCGCCCGGATGGCGACCGCTACGAGCGCCAGGACCAGTCTCGCGGCATGACCTACACCTTCCGAGATCCGTGGTTCTTCGAGGACCCTGCGACCGGCGAGACGCACCTCCTGTTCGAGGCCAACACGCCGGTGCCGGCGGCGAGCGACGCCTGCGGCGGCGACCCGGATCTACAGTCGTTCAACGGCAGCGTCGGCCTCGCGCACTCGCCGACGGGTGACCCCCTCTCCTGGGAGCTGTGTGACCCGCTGCTGGATTCGGTCTGTGTCAACCAAGAGCTCGAACGTCCCCACGTCGTCCCCCGGGACGGCCGCTACTACCTCTTCGTCTCCAGCCACGACCACACCTTCGCGCCGGGGCTCGACGGCTACGACGCGCTGTATGGCTTCGTCGCCGACTCCCTGCGTGGCGACTACGTCCCGCTCAACGACTCCGGACTGGTCGTGACCAACCCCGCGAACGCCCCCTTCCAGGCGTACTCGTGGATGGTGTTCCCGCACCGGGAGGAAGTGCTGGTCCAGAGCTTCTTCAACTACTACGACTTCGAGGCCGACTCGATGGATCGGGTCGCAGACCTGCCCGAGTCCGAGCAGCTGCGACGCTTCGGCGGAACGCTCGCGCCGACGCTGCGCCTCCGGGTCGAGGGGACCCACACGGAGATCCTCGGGACGCTCGACCACTGGCAGATCCCGCTGCCCGACGAGGTCCTGCCGCCGACGGACCGAGAGTACTTCGCGGGCGAGAGCGGCGACGGCGGATCGTACTATAGTAGCCATTGA
- a CDS encoding MBL fold metallo-hydrolase codes for MFRRVSLPTPFQVGPVNSYLAGRTIVDPGPDSEEAWSELLTALEARSLAPDDIEQVLITHPHPDHFGLAHRFGERGARIVASEPATPILEDFAGRLDHEQAYFVDFFERCGMAAETAETVTQLPEAFLNYASSVTVDRSVAAGDEVTVDDSLVAVDDLVGHSVGEVLFAFEADGERRAIVGDNVLADITPNPFLQPPADDGEARPRVLPRYNDSLDRLATAGYDRFLPGHRTDIEEPSARIEAIRAEHEDRTDDVETLLDSPTTPVSVMEGLFGDLPVTEQFSGMSEAVGHLDVLEQRGRVEREESGGVVLYERA; via the coding sequence ATGTTTCGCCGTGTGTCACTTCCGACGCCGTTTCAGGTCGGCCCAGTCAACAGCTACCTCGCCGGTCGGACGATCGTCGATCCCGGCCCCGACAGCGAGGAAGCGTGGTCGGAGCTGCTGACGGCCCTGGAAGCGCGGTCGCTCGCGCCCGACGATATCGAGCAAGTGTTGATCACCCACCCCCACCCGGACCACTTCGGGCTGGCTCACCGCTTTGGCGAACGGGGTGCCCGAATCGTCGCCAGCGAGCCCGCGACGCCGATCCTCGAAGACTTCGCGGGACGACTCGATCACGAGCAGGCGTACTTCGTGGACTTCTTCGAGCGCTGTGGTATGGCGGCCGAGACCGCCGAGACCGTCACACAGCTGCCCGAGGCGTTCCTCAACTACGCGTCCAGCGTCACGGTCGATCGGTCGGTCGCTGCCGGCGACGAGGTCACCGTCGACGACAGCCTCGTCGCGGTCGACGATCTCGTCGGCCACTCCGTCGGCGAGGTCCTCTTCGCGTTCGAGGCCGACGGCGAACGCCGGGCGATCGTCGGCGACAACGTGCTGGCCGACATCACGCCGAACCCTTTCCTCCAGCCGCCGGCCGACGACGGCGAGGCGCGGCCGCGGGTGCTGCCGCGGTACAACGACTCGCTCGACCGGCTCGCGACGGCGGGGTACGATCGATTCCTGCCGGGCCACAGAACGGACATCGAGGAGCCAAGCGCACGCATCGAGGCCATCAGAGCCGAACACGAGGACCGCACCGACGATGTCGAGACGCTACTGGATAGCCCCACGACGCCGGTCAGCGTGATGGAGGGACTCTTCGGTGACCTCCCCGTGACCGAGCAGTTCTCGGGCATGAGCGAGGCTGTCGGCCACCTGGACGTGCTGGAACAACGAGGTCGCGTCGAGCGAGAAGAGAGCGGCGGCGTCGTCCTCTACGAGCGCGCTTAG
- a CDS encoding ABC transporter permease — translation MDARVDRLALPVGTVATLATLLVVFYYPVGSVLVGAVRVGGQLSLAPLKAVLGDPFYADLFGFTAYQALLSTVASVLVGLPGAYLLARFEFPGRRFLRSVTILPFVLPSIMVAVGFLAMFGRTGLFNDLLAVVGLGPVELTFTLEIIVLAHAFYNAPLVTRLVTAAWESVDARRVETARTLGASPLVAFRDVVAPQLLPALLTAAVLTFLFTFMSFPIVLALGGLEFATVEVWLFARVRDLALTEAATLGAIETALSLGLIYVYLRFEAMQLRAGGGSRSIDRVPLLAGWRSLTDPRRLALLCYGGVVLVLFVGPLASLVVESVTTPEGQLTTDYYAFLLAQQASAATGTVQPVPAITNSLLFAAGALVLALPMGVVVSVVAARETRGSRVAEALLTAPLAVSGIVLGLGMLRTLVFGTELFGHRLTVTGPVAIVAAHAVAGYPFVTRTVTPALSAIDDRLVDAARSLGASRTTALLDVELPLTAAALVAGAAFAVAISIGEFDTTVLLAEGVDSATMPVALERYTGNRSLGPNLGPATAMGTVLLAVTTVSFVVIDRVGGRWER, via the coding sequence ATGGACGCCCGGGTCGACAGACTCGCGCTGCCCGTCGGTACCGTCGCGACGCTGGCGACGCTGCTGGTCGTGTTCTACTACCCCGTCGGGAGCGTCCTCGTCGGCGCGGTTCGTGTCGGCGGACAGCTCTCGCTGGCACCGCTGAAGGCCGTCCTCGGCGACCCGTTCTACGCGGATCTGTTCGGCTTTACCGCGTACCAGGCGCTGCTGTCGACGGTCGCCAGCGTCCTCGTCGGACTGCCGGGCGCGTACCTGCTGGCTCGCTTCGAGTTTCCCGGCCGGCGCTTCCTGCGCTCGGTGACGATTCTTCCCTTCGTCTTGCCGTCGATCATGGTCGCGGTGGGCTTTCTGGCGATGTTCGGCCGCACCGGGCTGTTCAACGACCTGCTCGCCGTCGTCGGGCTCGGCCCGGTCGAACTCACCTTCACGCTGGAGATCATCGTACTGGCCCACGCCTTCTACAACGCGCCGCTGGTGACGCGACTGGTGACGGCCGCCTGGGAGTCCGTCGACGCGCGACGCGTCGAGACCGCCCGGACGCTGGGTGCGTCACCGCTCGTGGCGTTTCGCGACGTGGTCGCCCCGCAGTTGCTCCCGGCGCTGTTGACCGCCGCGGTGCTCACCTTCCTCTTTACGTTCATGTCGTTCCCCATCGTGCTGGCGCTGGGCGGGCTCGAATTCGCGACCGTCGAGGTGTGGCTGTTCGCCCGCGTTCGGGACCTCGCGCTGACCGAGGCGGCGACGCTCGGAGCCATCGAAACGGCGCTGTCGCTGGGACTGATCTACGTCTACCTCCGGTTCGAGGCGATGCAACTTCGTGCCGGCGGCGGCTCTCGTTCGATCGACCGAGTGCCGCTGTTGGCCGGCTGGCGGTCGCTGACCGATCCGCGCCGACTCGCGCTCCTGTGTTACGGCGGCGTCGTTCTGGTCCTGTTCGTCGGGCCGCTGGCGAGCCTGGTCGTCGAGAGCGTCACGACGCCCGAGGGACAGCTCACGACCGACTACTACGCCTTCCTGCTGGCCCAGCAGGCTTCGGCCGCCACGGGGACGGTTCAGCCCGTGCCGGCGATCACGAACTCGCTGCTGTTTGCGGCCGGCGCGCTCGTGCTCGCTCTCCCGATGGGCGTCGTCGTCTCGGTGGTCGCCGCCCGCGAGACGCGGGGCTCGCGGGTCGCCGAGGCGCTGCTGACGGCACCGCTCGCGGTCAGCGGGATCGTCCTCGGTCTGGGGATGCTCCGGACGCTCGTGTTCGGGACGGAGCTGTTCGGCCACCGGCTGACGGTCACCGGTCCGGTCGCGATCGTCGCCGCCCACGCCGTCGCGGGCTACCCCTTCGTCACCCGGACGGTGACGCCGGCACTGAGTGCCATCGACGACCGACTCGTCGACGCCGCCCGCTCGCTGGGCGCGAGCCGGACGACGGCTCTCCTCGACGTGGAACTGCCGCTGACCGCCGCCGCGCTCGTGGCCGGGGCGGCCTTCGCCGTCGCCATCAGCATCGGCGAGTTCGACACGACGGTGTTGCTCGCCGAGGGCGTCGACAGCGCGACGATGCCGGTGGCGCTGGAACGGTACACCGGGAACCGATCGCTGGGGCCGAACCTCGGACCGGCGACGGCGATGGGGACGGTGTTGCTCGCGGTGACGACCGTCAGCTTCGTGGTGATCGATCGCGTGGGCGGGCGGTGGGAACGATGA
- a CDS encoding ABC transporter ATP-binding protein, whose product MTTPGVEIEGLTVGYDDVTALDDVSLSVTDGEFFTLVGPSGCGKTTTLRSIAGLESPDRGIVSIGGRDVTGESPEDRETGIVFQNYALFPHMSVRENVAYGLQFRDSPARDDDERVTELLELVEVADLADRDPDQLSGGQQQRVALARALAPEPAVLLLDEPLSALDAQLRQRLRVQIKRIQSELGITTVYVTHDQAEALAISDRVAVMREGRVEQVATPETVYREPATRFVAEFVGDNNVFDGVVAPDGTRATVGDAAIALPTGSDRARGESVAVAVRPEAITVGRDGADTAATERTVSLRATVETVEFLGDAYRVHCEWQGRTLVVKTDADEPPAGDVTLRVDPADVRVL is encoded by the coding sequence ATGACGACACCGGGCGTCGAAATCGAGGGACTGACTGTCGGCTACGACGACGTGACCGCGCTGGACGACGTGTCGCTGTCGGTCACAGACGGCGAGTTCTTCACGCTCGTCGGCCCCTCGGGCTGTGGGAAGACGACGACGCTGCGCTCGATCGCCGGCCTGGAGTCGCCCGATCGCGGGATCGTCTCGATCGGCGGTCGGGACGTGACGGGCGAGTCGCCCGAGGACCGCGAGACGGGGATCGTCTTCCAGAACTACGCGCTCTTTCCCCACATGAGCGTCCGCGAGAACGTCGCGTACGGGCTCCAGTTTCGCGACAGTCCCGCCCGCGACGACGACGAGCGGGTGACGGAACTGCTGGAACTCGTCGAGGTCGCCGACCTCGCCGACCGCGACCCCGACCAGCTGTCCGGTGGCCAGCAACAGCGGGTCGCGCTGGCGCGTGCGCTCGCACCCGAGCCGGCGGTGCTCTTGCTGGACGAACCCCTCTCGGCGCTGGACGCACAGCTGCGCCAGCGCCTGCGCGTCCAGATAAAGCGGATCCAGTCGGAGCTGGGGATCACCACCGTCTACGTCACCCACGACCAGGCCGAGGCGCTGGCGATCAGCGACCGCGTGGCGGTGATGCGCGAGGGCCGCGTCGAGCAGGTCGCGACGCCGGAGACGGTGTATCGCGAGCCGGCGACGCGGTTCGTCGCGGAGTTCGTCGGCGACAACAACGTCTTCGACGGCGTCGTCGCGCCGGACGGGACGCGGGCAACTGTCGGCGACGCTGCCATCGCGCTCCCGACCGGCAGTGACCGCGCTCGCGGCGAGTCCGTCGCCGTCGCCGTTCGGCCCGAAGCGATCACCGTCGGCCGGGACGGTGCGGACACGGCGGCCACGGAGCGGACGGTCTCCCTGCGGGCGACGGTCGAGACGGTGGAGTTCCTCGGTGACGCCTACCGAGTCCACTGCGAGTGGCAGGGCCGGACGCTCGTCGTCAAGACCGACGCCGACGAACCGCCCGCGGGCGACGTGACGCTACGCGTCGACCCGGCGGACGTGCGCGTCCTCTGA
- a CDS encoding thiamine ABC transporter substrate-binding protein yields the protein MRRRNFLTRTGAGLASLTALSGCTGDGGDGTESASTESATDTEVTESATDTESVTDEGTTTGTVEELSGTLSVATYSSFVGEDTAGNWLKSEFESEHPDVTVEFETPENGLNQYIQRKSEGAPIDADLFVGLNTGELVRADEQLDEALFATASDRIEGADTVKPELQFDPDGRVVPYDTGYISLVYDEGEVDAPGTFDALLEPAYEDALIAQNAQQSDPGRAFLLWTIYNKDPDGYLDYWEGLVDNGVTILSDWEPAYNAYSDEEAPMVVSYSTDQVFYHGEGVDMSRHQIGFLNDQGYANPEGMAQFADSDDAELARAFASFALTAPAQREIATRNVQFPAVEGVDPGGDFGEYALEPPEPVTFTYDELSGNVSGWIDEWARQIASN from the coding sequence ATGAGACGACGGAACTTCCTCACGCGAACCGGAGCGGGCCTCGCAAGTCTGACTGCGCTGTCGGGCTGTACCGGTGACGGCGGCGACGGGACCGAGTCGGCGAGTACCGAGAGCGCGACCGACACCGAGGTCACGGAGAGCGCGACCGATACCGAGAGCGTGACCGACGAGGGAACGACGACCGGAACCGTCGAAGAACTGAGCGGGACGCTGTCGGTCGCGACCTACTCGTCGTTCGTCGGCGAAGACACGGCCGGCAACTGGCTCAAATCCGAGTTCGAGTCCGAGCATCCGGACGTGACCGTCGAGTTCGAAACGCCCGAGAACGGGCTCAACCAGTACATCCAGCGCAAGTCCGAGGGCGCGCCGATCGACGCCGATCTGTTCGTCGGGCTCAACACGGGGGAACTCGTCCGGGCCGACGAGCAACTCGACGAGGCGCTGTTCGCGACTGCCAGTGACCGCATCGAAGGGGCGGACACGGTCAAGCCGGAGCTCCAGTTCGATCCCGACGGACGAGTCGTGCCCTACGACACCGGGTACATCAGCCTCGTCTACGACGAGGGCGAGGTCGACGCGCCGGGCACCTTCGACGCCCTGCTCGAACCCGCCTACGAGGACGCGCTGATCGCCCAGAACGCCCAGCAGTCCGACCCCGGTCGCGCGTTCCTGCTGTGGACGATCTACAACAAAGACCCGGACGGCTATCTGGACTACTGGGAGGGGCTGGTCGACAACGGCGTCACGATCCTCTCGGACTGGGAGCCGGCGTACAACGCCTACTCGGATGAGGAGGCCCCGATGGTCGTCTCGTACTCGACCGACCAGGTGTTCTACCACGGCGAGGGCGTCGACATGTCGCGCCACCAGATCGGCTTCCTGAACGATCAGGGCTACGCCAACCCCGAGGGGATGGCCCAGTTCGCCGACAGCGACGACGCCGAACTGGCCCGGGCGTTCGCCTCGTTCGCACTGACAGCTCCGGCCCAGCGCGAGATCGCCACGCGAAACGTCCAGTTCCCGGCCGTCGAGGGCGTCGACCCCGGCGGCGACTTCGGCGAGTACGCGCTGGAGCCCCCCGAGCCGGTCACCTTCACCTACGACGAACTGTCGGGCAACGTGAGCGGCTGGATCGACGAGTGGGCCCGACAGATCGCGAGCAACTAG